The genomic stretch TGGGACGCGCGCGCGTTTCCGAATGATCTCTGGAGCAGCCCCGGCGCCGCGGTTGACACGGATTACGCTGCCACCGTCAGTTCGTCGGCGCTCATCGACGGACCCGGTGGTTACCCCCTCCCTTCAACGTCCGCACTGATCGCCGACGTCCAATCCTGGCTCGACGACACCAATTCCAATCTTGGCTGGATACTCGTCTGCACCGACGAAGCAACCCCTTTTACTTCTCATCGCCTCTCGTCGAGGGAAAGCGCAAGCGGCGCTCCTTCGCTGCTCATCGAATACACGCCCGCTCAATCGCCGCTACAAATCAGCGCGCTGAATTCGGCAGCCGGCAAAATGAGCTTCCAGTTCAACGCCCGGGCCCAACAGACCTACGCCGTGGAATTCACAGATGCGCTTTCGCCGCCGAACTGGCAGACGTTGACGAACATACCCGCGCAGTCAACCACCACCAACATCGCGATTTCAATCGACACCGCGGGTGACCGGCTTTTCTGCCGCATCAGAACTCCCTGAGTGAGTCGGTCAGCAGTCAGGAATTCTTCCATTGCCCTGCCGCGTCGTTTCCTCAATATTTCGCCGCTATGTCGAGCAGTCGCAGGCAATATCCTTTTCACCTGATCGAACCCAAGTGGCAAAAGACCTGGGACGAGCAGCAAAGTTTTCGCGCGTTCAATCCGGGCGAGGAAATTCCTGCGGACCATCCGTTCGCAAAGCGCCATGGCATTTCCGGCAAGATCAGCGCCGCGCAATTGCCGCCGAAATTCTACATCCTCGACATGTTCCCCTACCCGTCCGGCGCGGGGCTGCACGTCGGGCATCCGGAAGGCTACACCGCAACCGACATTCTCGCCCGCTACCGCCGGGCGCAAGGGTTCAATGTCCTGCATCCGATGGGCTGGGACGCGTTCGGCCTGCCCGCCGAGCAATACGCCGTCAAGACCGGCCAACATCCGCGCCAGACCACCGAGCAAAACATCGCCACCTTCAAGCGCCAGATCCAAAGCCTCGGCTTCAGCTACGACTGGTCGCGCGAACTGGCCACGACCGACCCGGATTATTTCAAGTGGACGCAGTGGATTTTTCTCAAGCTCTACAACTCGTGGTTCAATCCGGAGACGAACAAGGCTGAACCGATCGAAACACTGGAGTATCCGGCAGAAATGACGCTGATAGAGGACGCGTCGAAACTCGTCTTAACGTACGACCCTGGCCAGGCTCCCACCAAAGAGGAACAAGAGGAGTTCAAGAGGCTATTTAAGGAACAGTTCAATACGCAATCGGAAAAGGATCGTCGCGAGTACCGCGATTCAAAACGTCTCGCCTACGTCAGTGAGCAACCCGTCTGGTGGTGCGAACAACTCGGCACGGTCTTGGCCAACGAGGAAGTCGTGGACGGCAAGAGCGAAGTCGGCGGCCATCCCGTGACGCGCAAGCCGATGCGCCAATGGATGCTCCGCATCACCGCTTACGCCGAGCGATTGCTGAGCGACCTCGACACGATTGACTGGAGCGATTCGCTCAAGGAAATGCAGCGAAACTGGATTGGTCGAAGTGAAGGCGCGG from Candidatus Angelobacter sp. encodes the following:
- a CDS encoding DNRLRE domain-containing protein: MATSFAFAVAANPVSLANSVTLTPVADTTLFETTPTNNLGAEATLICGTTASGFRNRAVLKFDIAEQIPPGAVVTSATLTLTVVKVNPFTPVSATFELHRLLQPWGEGTGTGFNRGLGATNGEATWDARAFPNDLWSSPGAAVDTDYAATVSSSALIDGPGGYPLPSTSALIADVQSWLDDTNSNLGWILVCTDEATPFTSHRLSSRESASGAPSLLIEYTPAQSPLQISALNSAAGKMSFQFNARAQQTYAVEFTDALSPPNWQTLTNIPAQSTTTNIAISIDTAGDRLFCRIRTP